A region from the Pseudopipra pipra isolate bDixPip1 chromosome 8, bDixPip1.hap1, whole genome shotgun sequence genome encodes:
- the MRPL43 gene encoding large ribosomal subunit protein mL43 produces the protein MTGRGSPSRFLTAVLHNGVGRYVRQLQRLQFLFSPTAADARGARQFVEEAAQDFARQHPDVVLYVSPGSGTAPLVRAEYLNGTVREELIASKTSEEIVQLVTKLANQSGLDIIRIRKPFHTDNPSVQGQWHPLTNKPSILTVQGPRLQPQ, from the exons ATGACGGGCCGCGGGTCGCCCAGCCGGTTCCTCACCGCCGTCCTGCACAACGGCGTGGGTCGGTACGTGCGGCAGCTCCAGCGCCTGCAGTTCCTCTTCAGCCCCACCGCAGCCGACGCCCGCGGCGCCAG GCAGTTCGTAGAGGAGGCAGCACAGGACTTTGCTCGGCAGCACCCCGATGTTGTTCTCTACGTGAGCCCCGGCTCGGGCACGGCCCCGCTGGTGCGGGCTGAGTACT TGAACGGGACAGTGCGGGAGGAGCTCATCGCCAGCAAGACAAGTGAGGAGATCGTGCAGCTGGTCACGAAGCTGGCCAACCAGTCCGGCCTGGACATCATCCGCATCCGCAAGCCCTTCCACACCGACAATCCCAGTGTCCAGGGCCAGTGGCACCCCCTCACCAACAAACCTTCCATCCTCACTGTCCAAGGCCCACGCCTGCAGCCCCAATAA
- the SEMA4G gene encoding semaphorin-4G isoform X3 yields the protein MDCQQKGKNNKTECFNHVRFLQRLNSTHLYACGTYAFHPLCAAIDANRFMLPSHFEEGKEKCPYDPARGYTGLIVDGGLYTATRYEFRSLPDIRRNLHQRPLKTEESPLHWLNDAEFVASVLVRESRDSPVGDDDKIYYFFTERAGEETTSFFDKSHVARVARVARVCKSDVGGKKILQRKWTSFMKARLVCYIPYYEVLRSVCSLDGGGWASTVFYAAFTLSAQWRTMEASAVCRYSISAVQRAFEGPYMEYQDSTRKWARYDGAVPEPRPGSCITDHSRRKGYNSSQDLPNSVLDFVKLHPLMFEEVKPAGGEPLLVKKSVAYSRLAVDRVQALDGRSYDVLFMGTGDGWLHKAVVVGSGIHIVEEVQVFRDLQPVESLVISHAQRSLYVGAASGIVQVPLATCARYTSCYDCILARDPYCAWDGRACRATATTDSTGLVQDIQSGNKGCRSISGRGSLPWKNRTVLQGDDVLLPCDQRSNLARAVWLLNGSEVLGMGQDRLRVGVDGLLVTDTLPQHSGEYRCYGEERGLQTLLAAYSLTVLPEIPRSPTAATPPHAASQAANDMKVAYISAIVTLVVLCAVLSTVLLYMSCLEKRKGKYVLGEPRPSSVELQTVSANCLRKGHREEEEEEEELTYPDGCLRIIPGEAPTAATSPVKELPVAVPPLPPPLPAELTNGMGALPNVLRKMNGNSYMLLQQQEEPLVSPLYSASFTEELSKILEKRKHTQLVEKLDESSV from the exons GATGCCAACAGGTTCATGTTGCCGTCTCACTTTGAGGAAGGCAAGGAGAAGTGCCCATATGACCCTGCCCGTGGCTACACCGGCCTCATTGTGG ACGGCGGCTTGTACACGGCCACGCGCTACGAGTTTCGGAGCCTTCCTGACATTCGGAGGAACCTGCACCAGCGACCACTGAAGACAGAGGAGTCCCCACTGCACTGGCTAAATG ATGCCGAGTTCGTGGCATCTGTGCTGGTCCgggagagcagggacagccctgtAGGTGATGATGACAAAATCTACTACTTCTTCACGGAGAGGGCGGGAGAGGAGACCACATCCTTCTTTGACAAGAGTCATGTGGCCCGAGTGGCTCGGGTTGCCCGTGTCTGCAAG AGTGATGTGGGGGGGAAGAAGATCCTTCAGCGCAAGTGGACGTCCTTCATGAAGGCGCGCCTGGTCTGCTACATCCCCTACTACGAGGTGCTGCGCAGCGTCTGCAGCCTGGATGGAGGTGGCTGGGCCAGCACTGTCTTCTATGCTGCTTTCACGCTCTCAGCACAGTG GAGGACCATGGAGGCCTCGGCTGTGTGCCGCTACAGCATCTCGGCAGTGCAGCGTGCCTTTGAGGGCCCCTACATGGAGTACCAGGACTCGACTCGCAAGTGGGCCCGCTATGATGgtgcagtgcccgagccccggCCCGGCTCT TGCATCACGGACCACTCCCGCAGGAAGGGCTACAACTCCTCGCAGGACTTGCCCAACAGCGTCCTGGACTTTGTCAAGCTGCACCCGCTCATGTTTGAGGAGGTGAAGCCGGCTGGCGGGGAGCCGCTCCTGGTGAAGAAGAGCGTGGCGTACAGCCGGCTGGCCGTGGACAGAGTGCAGGCCCTGGATGGCCGCTCCTACGATGTGCTCTTCATGGGGACAG gagaCGGCTGGCTTCACAAGGCTGTGGTGGTGGGCTCTGGCATCCACATCGTGGAGGAGGTGCAGGTGTTTagggacctgcagcccgtggagagcCTGGTGATCTCTCACGCCCAG AGAAGCCTGTATGTGGGGGCAGCCAGTGGGATCGTGCAGGTGCCCCTGGCCACCTGTGCCAGGTACACCTCCTGCTATGACTGCATCCTCGCCCGGGACCCCTACTGTGCCTGGGATGGCAGGGCCTGCCGTGCCACCGCCACCACGGACAG cacagggctggtgCAGGACATTCAGAGCGGCAACAAGGGATGCCGGAGCATCTCCGGGCGAG GCTCCCTGCCATGGAAGAACCGGACAGTGCTGCAGGGAGACGATGTGCTGCTGCCCTGCGACCAGCGCTCCAACCTGGCCCGAGCCGTGTGGCTGCTGAATGGCAGTGAGGTGCTGGGCATGGGGCAGGACCGGCTGCGTGTGGGGGTGGATGGGCTGCTGGTGACAGACACGCTGCCCCAGCACAGTGGCGAGTACCGCTGCTACGGGGAGGAGCGGGGTCTTCAGACGCTGCTGGCTGCCTACAGCCTCACTGTGCTGCCCGAGATACCCCGCAGCCCTACAGCTGCCACCCCACCCCACGCTGCCAGCCAGGCAGCCAACGACATGAAGGTGGCTTACATCTCTGCCATTGTCACCTTGGTGGTGCTCTGCGCTGTGCTCAGCACCGTCCTCCTCTACATGTCCTGCCTGGAGAAGCGCAAGGGCAAGTATGTGCTGGGGGAGCCACGGCCATCCAGCGTGGAGCTGCAGACCGTCTCAGCCAACTGCCTGCGCAAGGGCCaccgggaggaggaggaggaggaggaagagctcACGTACCCTGATGGCTGCCTGCGGATCATCCCTGGTGAGGCGCCCACGGCTGCCACTTCCCCCGTCAAGGAGCTGCCGGTTGCTGTGCCCCCGCTGCCGCCCCCGCTGCCGGCTGAGCTCACCAACGGCATGGGGGCTCTGCCCAACGTCCTCCGCAAGATGAACGGCAACAGCTACATGCTGctacagcagcaggaggagcctCTAGTCTCCCCGCTCTACAGTGCATCTTTCACTGAGGAGCTCAGCAAGATTCTGGAGAAGCGGAAACACACACAGCTGGTGGAGAAGCTGGACGAGAGCTCCGTGtag